From a single Crateriforma spongiae genomic region:
- a CDS encoding serine/threonine-protein kinase, with product MTDDHTLDQTPLARSASKRLSMQATTPPAEVPGYRLIKFLGSGAFGQVWVGRDLNTGRGVAVKFYLHRGGVNWSLLSREVKNLVQLSANRHVVQVLEVGWDADPPYYVMELITGGSLEEMLKSRGRLPVEEAVEIFRKICVGLNHCHSKGVLHCDVKPANILMGDDQEPRLADFGQSRMSHDQTPALGTLFYMAPEQADLDANPDASWDVYAAGAILFQMLVGKPPYRDESLISRIDTAGSLPKRLRQYQQAIASQPPVMERLARSGIDRPLQRILAKSLANDPEDRYRNVQQILADLQERENNRARRPLLLLGIVGPLLLLAATSIFAARSINRASESTTEALRTEAFGSNQLAARFAAKTLQSEIERYFALAIEEAKRPEFQQTLREFLTDPEIKRQRERIATADGNDAGNMRVDAREQIYDAPKRVALDEYLYQRLGNHVGEDARRPLATMFVTDRFGTIVAIAYDNPVTKDRNSAGRNFSYRNYFHGGRDDLQKPASNEQVAQVPPLTETRFSAAFQSTASGLWKVAISTPVYLAKDSDTPDAVFVTTINLGEFPLLQRQQNPLDAKQADSGQLAADNQVAVLVEARQGDQRGTILEHPFLRDRRAAGDATIDKQFKISPSLMDRLIEGGDVDYRDPVASDPEGQAYRGEWIAAMQPIELPNLDVESVATPNATSGEDNAGSNSNAESKSGTQANRSMPDTDLLVLVQYRLSKVFAPVGQMRRSLFIEGAAAMLSVLLVTMVMWYFVWRANNKTQEELSDSVMEHSGLTETIPVQN from the coding sequence TTGACTGACGATCATACGCTCGACCAGACGCCCCTGGCTCGCTCGGCCAGCAAACGGCTGTCCATGCAGGCGACGACGCCTCCGGCCGAGGTGCCGGGGTATCGGTTGATCAAGTTTTTGGGATCGGGAGCGTTCGGCCAAGTCTGGGTCGGTCGTGACTTGAACACCGGTCGCGGTGTGGCGGTGAAGTTTTATCTGCACCGCGGGGGTGTCAATTGGTCGTTGCTAAGTCGTGAAGTCAAAAACTTAGTCCAACTGTCGGCCAACCGGCATGTGGTTCAGGTCTTGGAAGTCGGCTGGGATGCGGACCCACCTTACTACGTGATGGAATTGATCACCGGTGGCTCACTGGAGGAGATGTTGAAGTCGCGGGGGCGATTGCCGGTCGAAGAGGCGGTGGAGATCTTTCGCAAAATTTGCGTCGGTTTGAACCATTGCCACAGCAAGGGGGTGCTGCACTGCGACGTCAAGCCGGCCAATATCTTGATGGGCGACGACCAAGAACCTCGGCTGGCGGATTTTGGTCAAAGTCGCATGTCGCATGATCAAACGCCAGCTTTGGGAACGCTGTTTTACATGGCACCCGAGCAAGCCGACTTGGACGCAAACCCGGATGCCAGTTGGGACGTTTACGCCGCCGGCGCGATCCTGTTTCAGATGCTGGTGGGCAAGCCGCCTTATCGCGATGAATCGCTGATCTCGCGAATCGATACCGCCGGATCCCTGCCCAAGCGTTTGCGACAATACCAGCAAGCGATTGCTTCCCAACCGCCCGTCATGGAACGGCTGGCCCGCAGCGGTATCGATCGTCCGCTGCAACGCATCCTGGCAAAATCGCTGGCGAACGATCCGGAAGATCGCTACCGAAACGTTCAACAGATCTTGGCCGATTTGCAGGAACGCGAAAACAATCGCGCCCGCCGCCCTTTGTTGCTGCTGGGAATCGTCGGGCCGCTGTTGCTGCTGGCGGCGACATCGATCTTTGCCGCTCGAAGCATCAACCGGGCCAGCGAAAGTACGACCGAAGCATTGCGGACCGAAGCCTTTGGCAGCAACCAATTGGCCGCTCGGTTCGCCGCCAAAACACTGCAGTCGGAAATCGAACGTTATTTCGCATTGGCGATCGAAGAGGCCAAGCGGCCGGAGTTCCAACAAACGCTGCGAGAATTTCTGACGGATCCCGAAATCAAACGACAGCGTGAACGCATCGCAACAGCCGATGGCAATGACGCGGGAAACATGCGTGTCGATGCCAGAGAACAAATCTATGACGCGCCCAAACGCGTCGCCTTGGACGAATACCTATATCAACGGCTCGGCAATCACGTGGGGGAAGATGCACGTCGACCTTTGGCGACGATGTTCGTTACCGATCGCTTTGGGACGATCGTCGCCATTGCGTACGACAATCCGGTGACCAAGGATCGCAATAGCGCAGGCCGCAACTTTTCGTACCGGAACTATTTTCACGGAGGCCGTGACGATCTGCAAAAGCCCGCATCGAATGAACAGGTCGCACAGGTCCCGCCTCTGACGGAAACCCGGTTTTCCGCCGCCTTTCAAAGCACGGCATCTGGATTGTGGAAGGTGGCAATCAGCACACCGGTTTATTTGGCAAAGGATTCCGATACGCCCGATGCGGTGTTCGTGACCACGATCAATTTGGGTGAGTTCCCGTTGCTGCAACGTCAGCAGAATCCACTGGATGCCAAGCAGGCTGATTCCGGTCAATTGGCGGCCGACAACCAAGTGGCCGTTTTGGTCGAGGCCCGTCAGGGTGATCAACGCGGTACCATCTTGGAGCACCCTTTCTTGCGTGACCGGCGGGCGGCGGGTGATGCCACGATCGATAAACAGTTCAAGATCTCACCCAGTCTGATGGATCGGCTGATCGAAGGTGGCGATGTCGATTACCGTGATCCGGTTGCCAGCGATCCCGAGGGCCAAGCTTATCGGGGTGAATGGATCGCCGCCATGCAACCGATTGAATTGCCCAATCTGGATGTCGAATCGGTCGCTACGCCGAACGCGACGTCTGGCGAAGATAATGCCGGAAGCAATTCGAACGCCGAAAGCAAATCTGGTACGCAGGCGAACAGGTCAATGCCCGATACCGATCTTTTGGTGTTGGTCCAATATCGGCTTTCCAAGGTGTTCGCACCGGTTGGTCAAATGCGACGATCGCTATTCATCGAAGGGGCAGCCGCCATGCTGTCGGTCCTTTTGGTCACGATGGTGATGTGGTATTTCGTGTGGCGTGCGAACAACAAGACTCAAGAAGAGCTTTCCGATTCGGTCATGGAACACTCTGGATTGACCGAAACCATTCCCGTTCAAAACTGA
- a CDS encoding putative 2-dehydropantoate 2-reductase, with translation MQRYAIIGSGALGGLYGARLAAAGHEVHFLFRSDFQHVRQYGLKVESVWGDLHLHDVNAYQFADDMPPCDVTIVGLKTTQNHHLPKLLAGPTAGGGAVLVLQNGLDVEADSAEVVGTQRTLGGCCFLCSNKVGPGHIKHIDYGRIVFGEYSPKAGVSDRAARIASELNAAGVEAIATDDLLLTRWRKLMWNITFNGLSVVCDASTDQLMDGRWGEQLSLSLVREVHAAAAACGVSIADDAIETTIEHTRKMVPYDSSMRLDFLNGRPMEVEAIFGNPLRAAQAAGFDAPRIEMLYRQLKVLDQLRQGSQAASGSSRTAT, from the coding sequence ATGCAACGTTACGCAATCATCGGCAGTGGTGCGCTGGGCGGACTGTACGGCGCCCGTTTAGCGGCGGCGGGGCACGAAGTTCATTTTCTGTTTCGTTCCGATTTTCAGCATGTCCGGCAATACGGATTGAAAGTCGAAAGCGTCTGGGGCGATCTGCACCTGCACGACGTGAACGCGTATCAGTTTGCGGATGACATGCCGCCTTGTGATGTGACCATTGTCGGTTTGAAGACGACGCAAAACCATCACTTGCCGAAACTGTTGGCCGGGCCAACCGCCGGCGGCGGGGCTGTCTTGGTGCTTCAAAATGGTCTGGACGTGGAAGCGGATTCAGCTGAAGTCGTCGGCACGCAGCGTACGCTGGGGGGATGTTGTTTTCTGTGCAGCAATAAGGTGGGCCCCGGGCACATCAAACACATCGATTACGGGCGGATCGTGTTTGGTGAATACAGCCCAAAAGCCGGCGTGTCGGATCGGGCAGCACGAATCGCATCCGAATTGAATGCCGCGGGTGTGGAAGCGATCGCGACCGACGATCTTCTGCTCACGCGTTGGCGAAAGCTGATGTGGAACATCACGTTCAACGGATTGTCGGTGGTCTGTGACGCCAGCACCGACCAGCTGATGGACGGCCGGTGGGGAGAACAGCTTTCGTTGTCGTTGGTCCGCGAAGTGCACGCTGCCGCCGCGGCCTGTGGGGTTTCCATCGCGGATGATGCGATCGAAACGACGATCGAGCACACTCGCAAGATGGTGCCCTATGACAGCAGCATGCGGCTGGACTTTTTGAATGGTCGTCCGATGGAAGTGGAAGCCATCTTTGGAAATCCGTTGCGGGCGGCACAGGCTGCCGGGTTCGACGCCCCACGCATTGAAATGCTGTACCGTCAACTGAAAGTGCTGGATCAGCTAAGACAGGGCTCTCAGGCTGCTTCTGGTTCAAGCCGCACCGCGACTTGA
- a CDS encoding histidinol-phosphatase HisJ family protein: MPAPILYESHCHTPLCKHASGEPTEYAAQALEKNLKGLIVTCHNPMPDGFSARVRMAENELDQYIAMVAQTREEWQDRVDVRLGLEADYFQGYESYVEEQLAGADFQFVLGSVHPQLDEFRDRYWQEDLREVQKTYFRLLADAAETGLFDSISHPDLIKNFTVKVWDEPNMMDIIAPSLDRIAKTGVAMELNTSGALKTIQQMNPYPEMLREIAKRNIPITLGADAHVPERVGDRFVEALNLLSECGFQQVSFFLQRRRHDVKIDDALHSLASPADVRQAS, from the coding sequence ATGCCTGCACCGATCCTATACGAATCCCATTGCCATACGCCTTTGTGCAAACATGCCAGTGGCGAACCGACCGAGTATGCCGCTCAGGCACTGGAAAAGAACCTCAAGGGGCTGATCGTCACTTGTCATAACCCCATGCCCGACGGATTTTCCGCTCGCGTTCGCATGGCGGAAAATGAACTGGACCAGTACATCGCGATGGTCGCCCAGACACGCGAAGAATGGCAAGATCGCGTGGACGTCCGCTTGGGTCTGGAAGCGGACTATTTCCAAGGATACGAATCCTACGTGGAAGAACAGTTGGCCGGCGCCGACTTCCAATTCGTGCTGGGCAGTGTGCATCCCCAATTGGATGAGTTTCGCGACCGCTACTGGCAGGAAGATCTACGCGAAGTCCAGAAAACCTACTTTCGGTTGCTCGCCGATGCCGCAGAAACCGGACTGTTCGATTCCATCAGTCACCCTGACCTGATCAAGAACTTTACCGTCAAGGTTTGGGACGAGCCGAACATGATGGATATCATCGCGCCTTCGCTTGATCGAATCGCCAAGACGGGCGTTGCGATGGAACTGAACACGTCCGGGGCCTTGAAAACGATCCAGCAGATGAACCCGTATCCCGAAATGTTGCGGGAAATCGCCAAACGCAACATTCCCATCACCCTGGGTGCCGATGCACACGTGCCCGAACGCGTGGGGGATCGATTCGTCGAAGCATTGAATCTGTTGTCCGAATGCGGTTTTCAACAGGTCAGCTTCTTTTTGCAACGACGTCGCCACGACGTAAAGATCGACGACGCGTTACACAGTTTGGCCAGCCCCGCCGATGTACGCCAAGCGTCCTAG
- a CDS encoding arylsulfatase, which produces MNHRKVIAVFCVAFSFFSVFAVQANADANDPKTKQPNIIFILCDDLGWGDLSVYDDNRSRGGKDFQTPSLDQMAQDGAQLRNHYCPAPVCAPSRASLLLGKHQGSSDIRDNQFDKQLPPQHSVASVLKSAGYRTAIIGKYGLQGDQRYALAKNGTKPAQWPGYPTNRGFDEFLGYVRHVDGHLHYPAHAWELGNSDSHKEPKEVWHNDREISGDLTNCYTTDLFTAYAKHWISEQVRQDSVDPFFLYLAYDTPHAALQIPSCQYPESKGLNGGVQWTGKPGAMINTAKGPIDSYRYPQVTNQGWSDVEERFASMVLRIDDAVGDLLQTLKDLGIDQNTLVVLSSDNGPHHESYLADASYQPTSFRSYGPFDGTKRDVWEGGVRVPTVAYWPGKIPSGHVDQQPSQFHDWMATFADAANCPVPAGCDGVSLLPGLIRSGTRQNSTVYVEYSQNGRTPDYQDFQQRKRKQKRGQMQIVFVDGYKGVRLDIDNHDDDFQIYDLENDPKELNDLAGSSDAISQIQQKMKDRVLRLRTMNESAKRPYDTALVPSMNVADPKPGAIMEYQIGEFPYVPKDLAAGHGRVFLTSYHRDRKELDAVNSTAAVWFRGYLRVPDDGSYRFRVVGLDRVAARLHEMLLLEHDPPAGAGDSAAKEPVVESPTVHLASGMHPIAIGTVVHPSDSQWKLQWSFQNGDWIDVPDDSFVIESE; this is translated from the coding sequence ATGAATCACAGAAAAGTCATTGCCGTTTTTTGCGTTGCGTTTTCATTCTTTTCGGTATTCGCGGTCCAAGCGAACGCCGACGCAAACGATCCCAAAACCAAGCAACCGAACATCATTTTCATCTTGTGTGATGATCTTGGTTGGGGCGATCTAAGCGTTTACGACGACAATCGTTCACGTGGCGGCAAAGATTTTCAAACACCCTCGCTGGATCAGATGGCCCAGGACGGTGCACAACTGCGGAATCATTATTGTCCCGCACCGGTTTGTGCCCCCAGTCGCGCGTCGCTGTTGTTGGGAAAGCACCAGGGATCGTCGGACATCCGTGACAACCAATTCGATAAACAGTTACCGCCACAGCACTCCGTCGCGTCGGTCCTGAAATCGGCCGGTTATCGCACTGCGATCATCGGAAAATATGGCCTGCAAGGCGATCAGAGGTACGCGCTGGCAAAGAATGGAACCAAGCCCGCCCAATGGCCGGGGTATCCGACCAATCGTGGCTTTGATGAATTTTTGGGCTATGTCCGTCATGTCGACGGCCACCTTCACTATCCGGCCCATGCTTGGGAGTTGGGAAATTCGGACAGTCACAAGGAACCGAAAGAAGTCTGGCACAACGATCGTGAGATCAGCGGTGATTTGACCAACTGTTACACGACGGATCTTTTCACCGCTTACGCCAAGCATTGGATTTCCGAACAAGTCCGCCAGGATTCGGTTGATCCGTTTTTCCTGTACTTGGCCTATGACACGCCCCACGCCGCACTTCAAATTCCCAGTTGTCAGTATCCCGAATCAAAGGGCCTAAATGGCGGTGTGCAATGGACAGGCAAACCTGGCGCGATGATCAATACCGCGAAGGGACCGATCGACAGTTACCGTTATCCTCAAGTGACCAATCAAGGTTGGTCCGATGTGGAAGAACGATTCGCGTCGATGGTGTTGCGTATCGATGATGCTGTCGGTGACTTGCTTCAAACCTTGAAAGACTTAGGAATCGACCAAAACACGTTGGTGGTGCTTAGCAGCGACAATGGTCCGCACCATGAATCGTATTTGGCCGATGCATCGTACCAGCCCACGTCGTTCCGCTCTTATGGTCCATTCGACGGCACCAAACGTGACGTGTGGGAAGGTGGCGTGCGTGTTCCCACGGTGGCCTATTGGCCGGGCAAGATTCCGTCCGGCCACGTCGATCAACAACCCAGCCAGTTCCACGACTGGATGGCTACGTTTGCCGATGCCGCCAATTGCCCCGTACCCGCGGGATGCGATGGCGTTTCCCTGTTGCCGGGATTGATCCGATCGGGAACACGGCAAAACAGCACGGTCTATGTCGAGTATTCACAGAATGGACGCACGCCCGATTATCAAGATTTTCAGCAGCGGAAACGCAAGCAGAAACGCGGGCAGATGCAGATCGTTTTTGTCGATGGCTATAAGGGCGTCCGATTGGACATCGACAACCATGATGACGATTTCCAAATCTATGACTTGGAGAATGATCCAAAGGAGCTGAACGACTTGGCGGGATCGTCGGATGCGATTTCTCAAATTCAGCAGAAAATGAAAGACCGCGTTTTGCGTTTGCGGACGATGAACGAAAGTGCCAAGCGGCCTTACGATACCGCTTTGGTCCCGTCGATGAACGTTGCCGATCCAAAGCCGGGTGCGATCATGGAGTATCAGATCGGAGAGTTTCCGTATGTGCCCAAAGATTTGGCCGCTGGGCATGGACGTGTCTTTTTGACGTCCTATCACCGTGATCGCAAAGAACTCGATGCCGTCAATTCCACCGCCGCCGTTTGGTTCCGCGGTTATCTGCGGGTGCCTGATGACGGAAGCTATCGTTTTCGTGTTGTCGGGCTGGATCGTGTTGCCGCCCGTTTGCACGAAATGCTGTTGCTGGAACATGATCCGCCGGCGGGCGCAGGTGATTCGGCCGCAAAAGAACCGGTTGTCGAAAGCCCCACGGTACACCTTGCGTCGGGGATGCATCCGATTGCCATCGGGACGGTGGTGCACCCGAGCGATTCCCAATGGAAACTTCAGTGGTCGTTTCAGAACGGCGACTGGATAGACGTGCCCGACGATTCGTTTGTGATCGAATCGGAATGA